In Gossypium arboreum isolate Shixiya-1 chromosome 6, ASM2569848v2, whole genome shotgun sequence, the following are encoded in one genomic region:
- the LOC108461528 gene encoding glyoxysomal processing protease, glyoxysomal, with product MALPETADFARNFSVLVRVQGPDPKGLKMRNHAFHQYHSGKTTLSASGMLLPDTLYNTEVVKCIWDTDSGQNLMLVMTVASLVEPFLTIQHRENLSQGLPELIPGAQIDIMVEENMGADSDGVGCRWFTAWLLKMVDVPISSLALQSLVEASSGSQEQGWEFGWSLASTHQPSVDSTQTQIEYDNKLLMEHQGLVMGRSSNPSLMARSTTRIAILGVNLHLNGLPKIGISPLNKRGEFLLAMGSPFGILSPLHFFNSMSVGSVANCYPPKSSDRALLMADIRCLPGMEGGPVFGDQGMLVGILTRPLRQKTSDAEVQLVIPWDAIASACSDLLLKEPQIEEKGIHINKGNLNTVGNGLLSNSNGSNGHCCYNHDLFNSPCSSLLPIEKAMTSICLITVDGGVWASGVVLNDQGLILTNAHLLEPWRFGKTTVRSSSKKEAPFFLPEESAFSEEKGYKRYQKSCIGPFPLADQQKGYKLKSVFHGHRSIRIRLDHLDPWIWCEAKVVYICKGPLDVALLQVDCIPDKLTAIMVDFSQPSLGSKAYVIGHGLLAPRCGFSPSVCSGVVAKVVKAEMPSYYKSLLPGFSQFPAMLETTAAVHPGGSGGAVVNSDGRLIGLVTSNARHGGGTVIPHLNFSIPSAVLMPIFQFVRDMKDFSPLQNLDKPNELLSSVWALMPPLSPKPGPPLNLPQPILEDNNNKEGKGSRFAKFIAEKNELLKRSAQFGKVEGLPNPILPSKL from the exons ATGGCTCTCCCTGAAACAGCCGATTTCGCCCGGAATTTCTCTGTTTTGGTCAGAGTCCAAGGCCCC GATCCAAAGGGTCTGAAGATGAGGAACCATGCCTTCCACCAATACCA TTCTGGCAAAACGACATTGTCAGCTTCGGGCATGCTATTACCTGACACCCTTTACAACACTGAAGTGGTTAAGTGCATTTGGGATACTGATAGTGGTCAGAATTTGATGTTAGTTATGACAGTTGCTTCTCTCGTTGAGCCTTTTCTTACAATTCAACATAGGGAAAACCTTTCTCAG GGTCTACCTGAGTTGATTCCTGGTGCTCAGATTGATATTATGGTCGAG gaaaatatgGGCGCAGATTCAGATGGAGTAGGTTGTCGCTGGTTTACTGCATGGCTACTGAAAATG GTTGATGTTCCCATATCATCCCTTGCACTTCAATCCCTTGTCGAAGCTTCTTCAGGCTCACAAGAGCAAGGATGGGAGTTTGGTTGGTCATTGGCTTCAACTCATCAGCCTTCAGTGGACAGTACTCAGACGCAG ATAGAGTATGATAACAAACTTTTAATGGAGCATCAGGGGCTAGTGATGGGGAGATCGAGCAATCCTAGTCTAATGGCCAGGTCAACAACTAGAATTGCTATCCTTGGAGTTAATTTGCATTTAAAT GGCCTACCAAAAATTGGAATATCACCTCTGAATAAAAGGGGAGAGTTTCTTCTGGCAATGGGATCTCCATTTGGCATCCTCTCTCCCTTGCACTTCTTTAACAG CATGTCAGTGGGATCTGTTGCCAACTGCTATCCACCTAAATCATCTGACAGAGCATTGCTAATGGCTGACATTCGATGTCTTCCTG GAATGGAGGGTGGTCCAGTTTTTGGTGATCAGGGCATGCTGGTTGGTATCTTGACCAGACCTTTGAGGCAAAAGACCAGTGATGCTGAGGTTCAG TTGGTGATTCCATGGGATGCCATTGCAAGTGCTTGCAGTGACTTGCTGCTGAAGGAGCCACAAATTGAAGAAAAGGGGATTCACATCAACAAGGGAAACTTAAATACTGTAGGAAATGGATTACTGTCTAACAGCAATGGTTCAAATGGACACTGCTGTTACAATCATGACCTTTTTAACTCACCTTGCTCTTCACTATTACCAATTGAGAAGGCAATGACTTCCATATGTCTTATTACCGTTGACGGTGGTGTATGGGCATCAGGTGTTGTGCTCAATGATCAGGGGCTAATACTCACAAATGCTCACCTGTTGGAACCGTGGCGATTTGGGAAAACAACTGTAAGAAGTAGTTCAAAAAAAGAAGCACCATTCTTCCTACCTGAAGAATCTGCATTTTCTGAGGAGAAAGGATATAAGAGGTACCAGAAAAGTTGCATTGGACCATTTCCACTGGCTGATCAGCAGAAAGGGTACAAGTTGAAGTCAGTTTTCCATGGTCATAGAAGCATACGTATTCGACTTGATCATCTGGACCCTTGGATTTGGTGTGAGGCGAAGGTAGTATATATTTGCAAGGGACCTTTGGATGTTGCTCTGCTCCAAGTTGATTGTATTCCTGATAAGCTTACCGCTATTATGGTGGATTTTAGTCAGCCATCATTAGGATCAAAGGCATATGTTATTGGACATGGACTACTGGCACCAAGATGTG GCTTCTCCCCTTCTGTTTGCTCTGGGGTGGTTGCAAAAGTTGTGAAAGCAGAGATGCCCTCGTATTACAAATCTTTATTGCCAGGGTTTTCACAATTTCCAGCAATGCTTGAAACAACCGCTGCTGTTCATCCCGGTGGAAGTGGCGGTGCTGTCGTCAATTCAGATGGTCGTTTGATTGGACTTGTTACAAG CAATGCCAGGCACGGTGGAGGAACAGTTATACCACATTTGAACTTCAGCATTCCGAGCGCAGTTTTGATGCCTATCTTTCAGTTTGTGAGAG ACATGAAGGACTTTTCTCCTCTGCAAAATCTTGACAAACCAAACGAACTCCTTTCGTCAGTATGGGCATTGATGCCTCCATTATCTCCAAAGCCAGGGCCTCCACTTAATCTTCCCCAGCCGATACTAGAAGATAACAACAACAAAGAGGGGAAAGGTTCTCGGTTTGCTAAATTCATAGCCGAAAAGAATGAACTGTTGAAGAGATCAGCTCAATTTGGTAAAGTGGAAGGACTCCCTAATCCGATTCTTCCTAGTAAGTTATGA